The DNA region GGAACAGACGACCATGCCCCCGGCAACAGTGACAGAAAGTGTGGATTTTCAGGACAGGGCGCTGGTGCTGACCGAAGCACTGCCTTACCTCCAGCAATACGCTGGCAAAACCATTGTCGTTAAATACGGCGGCAATGCGATGGAAAACGATGAACTGAAGCGCAGCTTTGCCCGCAGCGTGGTGTTGCTGAAAGCAGTGGGTATTAACCCGGTTGTGGTGCATGGTGGTGGTCCACAGATAGGCGAAATGCTGAATCGGCTGAATCTGGAAAGCCGGTTTGTTCAGGGAATGCGAGTGACTGACTCCAGCACAATGGACGTTGTTCAGATGGTGCTTGGCGGGTTGGTTAACAAGGAAATCGTATCCCTGATCAACAGCAATGGCGGCAGAGCGGTTGGCATTACCGGGAAAGATGGTCGGTTTATCCGGGCAAAACGTCTGAAAGTGACCCATAAAACGCCGGAAATGACAGTGCCTGAAATTATTGATATCGGGCAGGTGGGTGAAGTGGAGTCTATAGACACCAGCATTGTAGAAATGCTGCAAAACTCTGACTTCATTCCTGTCATTGCTCCCATTGGTGTCGATGATGCAGGCGCTTCTTACAATATCAATGCGGATCTGGTGGCAGGTAAGCTGGCAGAAGCCCTGAAGGCTGAAAAACTGCTGCTACTGACCAACACCCAGGGATTGCTGAGCAAGGATGGCGAGTTATTAACCGGCCTGAACGCTGAACAGGTTCAGGCCCTGATTGATGATGGCACCATTTATGGTGGCATGTTGCCCAAAATTCAGTGCGCCCTGAGCGCTGTCGGTAATGGGGTTAACACAGCACTGATCATTGACGGGCGAGTACCCCATGCATTGTTGCTGGAACTGTTAACCGACCAGGGCGTTGGCACCCTGATTACCGGAGAACACGTGGAGACGGTATCTGGTTGTAATGGTTAAACCACAGAAAATTTCTCGCAAAGATCAAATCCTACAGGCTCTGGCACATATGCTGGAAACATCACCGGGAGTTCGAATCACTACTTCTGCCCTGGCTAAGGAAGTTGGCGTATCGGAAGCAGCGCTTTACCGGCACTTTCCCAGTAAGGCGAAAATGTTCGAGGGACTGATCGAGTTTATAGAAGAAACCCTGTTTTCCCGCATTGCGCTGATTCTGGATGACGAGCCGGAAGCCCTGAGACGTTGTGAAAAAATTCTGACGTTGTTGTTAACGTTCTGCGAACGTAACCCGGGGCTGACCCGTATCATCAATGGTGATGCCCTGGCGGGCGAGCCAGATCGTCTGCGCCATCGAATGATTCAGCTGTTTGACCGACTGGAAACCCAGGTCAAACAGATTTTGCGTGAAGCGGAGATCAATGAAGGCCTGCGTACCCGTTCAACAGTTGGTACGACTGCCAACATGATTCTGGCACTGGCTGAAGGCCGCATCAGCCAGTTTGTACGCAGTGAGTTTAAACGCAAGCCTACCGAACTGTGGCAGGATCAGTGGCAGGATATATCGACAGTTGTTTTCAGATAATAGTGCCTGCTGGTGTTATTTTTGAAAAAGCCCCGTGAGGGCTTTTTCTTTATCTGAATATTCAGGATCTGTATATTCAGATAAAGAAAAATACACCCCGTTTTCACGGTTCTGCTGAAAACATTTACATATCGAGTAACCCCTTTTACCCCTTGATAATACGCCAGTAAATAATAAATGGGGGTGTGTATGAAAAAGTCTCTTTTGGCTGTGAGTATCAGTGTATTGCTGGCTGGTTGCCTTTCTACACCAGAAAGAGCAACACCAGGAAAAACAGTGCCGTCAAAAGACTGGGTTGAGGTAACCGCTGCTCAGGGGAAGCAGGAAAGCCGGTTAGCCTGTAACAGTGAAACGGCTTCAGAGCTTTGTGATCTGCGTATTTTCCATATTATGACCGAAGCGTTTGTCGATGGTGACCCTGCAAAAGGGTTTGGTGACGGTTATGGCACCAGTCATCATCGCGGAGACCTGGCAGGTGTCACTCAATCCCTTGATTACATCAAAACGTCGGGTTTCAATGCCATCTGGCTGACGCCAGTTTTCCACAGCGCACCCATTACAGGACAAGATGTCTGGGCGGATAAGCTGGATGCCACAGGCTATTATGCCAGTGATTTTTTTGCGATTGACCCACGTTTTGGGTCCATGGACGATGCCCGGACTCTGGTCGAGGAAGCTCATGCCCGGGGGTTGTACGTATTCTTTGATGGTGTTTTCGGACACTTCAAAAATAATGCAAACGACTACCCTTCTCCTTCAGGCCTGACACTGTCGGAGAGCGGTGCGCCGCAAACCAGCGTTGGGCGTCAGGCAATCTATCCCCGGGATTTGGATTTCTTTAAAGAGGTAGCGACCTACTGGATCAGGGAGCTGAAGATTGATGGCTGGCGCCTGGATCAGGCCTATCAGGTACCCGTCGAGTTCTGGCCGGAGCTTCGGGCTGCGGTTGAAGACGCTTCCCGGTCGGTGACCTATAAAAACGATGCGGGCGAAACCGTTAACCCTTTAGGTTATATGGTTGCAGAGATCTGGAACGATGCCGGTTACATTACTGAAACTGGTTATGGCACGGATGAGACGCCCGCCTTGTATTCAGCTTTTGATTTCCCGGTCAGAACGGCAGTGGTGCAAACTTTTGGCAGCGACAAGGAAGGCAATCATAGCCGTCCGGCTACTCATCTTGCCAATGCCATGGGTATGTCAGTGAACTACCCCGATCATGCGATGCCTAACCTGATGCTCAGCACCCACGACGTCCCCCGTTTTGGAAACCTGCTAAAGCGCGCAAAACTGGCAGACTACGGTTCCGAAGACTACTGGGCAAGACATCGGGCAGCCATGAGTTTTATGGCCGCTTATTCTGGTCCTCTGACTATGTTCTATAACGAAGAAATCGGTGTACGAACAGAAGATTTTGCCCAACCTGTTTCAAACGACACTTGTGCGATGAGAGGACTGTGTGATGATCATGTTGGCAGGATTTCCGGGCGTGCGGATGCATTCGGGCTGTCAGAAGACGAAGCGGCTTTGCGTAACTATTTCAACCAGCTGATGCAACTGCGGGACAGGCATCCGGCGTTATCGAAAGGCACAAGAACGCATATCTATTCTGATGATCGAATCTATATTGATCGCAAAGACAGAGGCGATGAGCATCTGTTGTATCTGGTGAATGTCAGTGCAGAAGACGTGCAGGTTCAGATAAACGGTTCAGCTATAGGCAGTGAAGGCTCCCTGACTGATCTGATGGATGGATCTGAAGTTAATGTCAGGCAGAATGTTTACACCCTTCAGCTTAAGGGGTTTGAGAGTCGTTTTCTGAATATTGATTCTGCAACGGAGGTTCAGACAGATATTGGACAAGTGTCCACTATAACAGACGATATGGCCCGTTGTGATATTCCGGATGCAGATGGTAAGGGACCGCTGGGTAAAGACATGTGGGTACGGGGCAGCTACCGGGGAGGCAATAACTTTCTGGCGACTCCGGACAGTCGAAGATTCCGGTACAAGGGTGGTGATCTGTATCAGGTGGTGGTGAATGAATCTCGCTCTACCGCTTTTTCATTCAAGTTTGCCAGCTCAAACTGGAGCCCGGAAATGGCGGTAAAACGTTCGGCACCGGTACAGTTGGGAAGCATTCAGGATATGACAACGGCGTCAGGTTACGGTACTGAATCCAGCATTGTGATTCCGGAACCGGGTGAGTATGTCTACAGTTTCAGGATTGATCAGACCGGTCGTGCCGGAAGTCTGTATGTAGGTCGCTGCCAGTAAACAGGCTTCTCTCGTCTCGATAAAGGCTTCCTGTGTCGTACAGAAGCCTTTATCCGGTTTGGTTTATTCTACGCCGTACTGCTCACGATAAGCGCGGATAGCCGGTGCAAACTGCTGGAATTCTTCCTGGCCTTCCACATAGGTCAGCAGGTCTTTCAGCTTAACGATGCTGATGACCGGAATGCCAAAGTCACGCTCTACTTCCTGAATGGCTGACAGCTCACCCTGGCCTTTTTCCTGACGATCCAGTGCTATCATTACAGCGGCAGGTTTGGCATCAGAAGGCTCAATGATCTGCATGACTTCGCGGACAGCAGTTCCTGCACTGATGACGTCATCGACAATAATCGCACGGCCTTCCAGAGATGCACCTACAATATTGCCGCCTTCGCCGTGATCCTTCACTTCCTTACGGTTGAAGCACCAGGGGACATTACGCCCATGCTGTTCAGACAATGCCACCGCTGTTGCGGTTGCCAGCGGAATGCCTTTATAGGCGGGTCCAAACAGAATATCGAATTCGATTCCGGAATTAACCAGTGCCTGGGCATAGAATTTACCCAGCTTGCTCATGGCTTCGCCGGTATTGAAAAGGCCGGCATTAAAAAAGTAGGGGGACTTACGACCGGACTTGAGTGTAAATTCACCAAATCGAATGACTTCCTGTTGCAGGGCAAACTCGATAAATTCTCTCTGGTAATCAAACATTAGCTATTCAACCTGTTCCACATTGGTTAATGGCTGTGCATTTTATGCGCCGCAAGGCTCCATGTATAGCGCAGGGTAAGGCTATTCATGTCCATGAGTGTATTTTATAGCCAAATGCTTTTTATTATTTACTTTTGCTTATGGCTGTCAGTTAAGGAGCCGCATTTATGCGGATAAACATTGTTTTGCCGAACCTGTATTATTTATACGATACAGTTCCCCCATTTTTTCCTGATACTGCCTATTTGGATCGGTCGAATTTGACCGGCGGCTGGTTTCGACCAGAGTGCTAAGCCGTATCAGGCAGGTCTGTCACGAGTAATGACGGTTAGGCGTTGCTTGTCAGACTTTTGCTTTATGTCCGCAGCGTCCCTGACCCGGACAAGGTGTAGTCAATAATGAGAGTTATCAGTTTCAATTGCGAAGGCATTAATAACGCGCGAGAAAAAGGCCTGTTCGATTGGCTCAATGAGCAGGATGCCGATGTTATCTGTCTGCAGGACATCCGTGAGGATGACTATACGATGGAGCAGGACAGGTTCCAGCTCGATGGTTACTTCTGCTACGCCTACGGCGGCTATCAGAGACCAGACCGGGGCGGTGTTGCGATTTATACCCGTCAGGCTCCAAAAGCGATAATCAGCGGTCTGGGTTTCCCTGAAGCGGATGAAACAGGACGCTATCTGCAGGCGGATTTTGATAAGATCAGTATCGCCAGCCTGTACGTTCCTGAAGGTCATGACGACGAAAGTCAGAACTTTAAGTACCGCTTTCTGGACAATTATTCCCACCATCTGAACAAACAGCGTCGAAAGCGTCGTGAGTTTATTATGGCGGGTACCTGGAACATTGCTCATCGCAAGATTGATGTAGCCAACTGGCGTGAACAGGAAGAAGTGTCCGGCTTCCAGCCTGCTGAACGAGGCTGGATGGAAGGTTTGCTGGGTGATATGGGCTTCCACGACGCTTATCGTGAAATGGATCGTGAGTCGGGCAAATACAGTTATTGGGAAGATGATTCCCTGCGCAATGACAATATGGGTATTCGTCTGGACTATCAGATTATTACTGCCGGTATGCGCAGTCGTGTTCTGAATGGCGGTATCTACAAGAACCAGACCTTTTCCAAACACGGTCCGGTGATCATTGATTACGACTGGGAACTTAGCCTCTGAGAAATCCCGAATCAGCTCTCACGCCTGAAGCGTGAGAGCTAAACCGGTTAACCAGTCAGACGCTTCCTTTACTCTCTCCCCAATGTTTCTACTGCTGACTGACAGCAGTTTCTGTTCAGGTATTTCCAGCTCCTGAATGCACCGTTTAACCCATTGATCCACGTCCTGCTGAAAAATCGGGTCTGCTGAACGCATGGCATCCTTTTCAATAGGAAAATGATTGCTGGGCAGATAAATGTAACCGTCGATCTGATCCGAGATTTTTCGGCAGAGGTGTAACAAATAAGGCGAGACGGTTTTTTTGCAGACAGCCATCCAGTAACGCTGGTGAGCCAGCAGGGCGGGCGGACCAAGGTCAATAAACCCGTCAGGGGCTGAAGTATTGAACCATTGTTGCATAGCTCCCAGTGCTGCCGATGTCATGGCAGTAATCGTGTTGTCCTTGTTCGGGCTGTCTTCCAGCAGAATATCCCTTGGCCGGCTGTAACCCAGATTTTTGGCGGTACTTCTGTAGTAATCAGCAAACACTGGCCAGTCGGTACCGGGCTGTCGGCGCAGCTGGTTGATCAGGGTCGTTTTACCGGTGCCATGAGAGCCAATGATTGAAATCAGCATAGTTCTACAGTGAAAGTTCTACAGTCAAAGCTCCACAATCAAAGCTCAATACCGCCAGCGACATGAACACGTATGTTCTGGGTCAGAGACTGGGCAACAAAAGCCTGAACAACGTCTTTCAGATTTTCTTCCGGTACATAGGCAACGGTAATGTGATTACTTTGATGCCCCGCCATCAGGTCATCACGATCGATGCCGTCGAGAGTACAGTTCATCAGCGGCCATTCGCGGGTGGTACTGTCCAGACGACGCTGAAATTCTTTCTGTGGTAATTCAAAAGCTGTACCGGTGCCTATATGCATGTGAACGTCAATGCCCTGATAGTAGGCACGAGCCCACAAGAATTTGCCGGCTTTGCTCTGGCCACCAATGCTGGAACCACCTTTCGGAAAATACATGGCAGGCTGGCGGTAGCCCTTTGCACCAGCAATGCCGCCCTTGAGGTGTTC from Endozoicomonas sp. NE40 includes:
- the pyrE gene encoding orotate phosphoribosyltransferase; the protein is MFDYQREFIEFALQQEVIRFGEFTLKSGRKSPYFFNAGLFNTGEAMSKLGKFYAQALVNSGIEFDILFGPAYKGIPLATATAVALSEQHGRNVPWCFNRKEVKDHGEGGNIVGASLEGRAIIVDDVISAGTAVREVMQIIEPSDAKPAAVMIALDRQEKGQGELSAIQEVERDFGIPVISIVKLKDLLTYVEGQEEFQQFAPAIRAYREQYGVE
- a CDS encoding alpha-amylase family glycosyl hydrolase, which codes for MKKSLLAVSISVLLAGCLSTPERATPGKTVPSKDWVEVTAAQGKQESRLACNSETASELCDLRIFHIMTEAFVDGDPAKGFGDGYGTSHHRGDLAGVTQSLDYIKTSGFNAIWLTPVFHSAPITGQDVWADKLDATGYYASDFFAIDPRFGSMDDARTLVEEAHARGLYVFFDGVFGHFKNNANDYPSPSGLTLSESGAPQTSVGRQAIYPRDLDFFKEVATYWIRELKIDGWRLDQAYQVPVEFWPELRAAVEDASRSVTYKNDAGETVNPLGYMVAEIWNDAGYITETGYGTDETPALYSAFDFPVRTAVVQTFGSDKEGNHSRPATHLANAMGMSVNYPDHAMPNLMLSTHDVPRFGNLLKRAKLADYGSEDYWARHRAAMSFMAAYSGPLTMFYNEEIGVRTEDFAQPVSNDTCAMRGLCDDHVGRISGRADAFGLSEDEAALRNYFNQLMQLRDRHPALSKGTRTHIYSDDRIYIDRKDRGDEHLLYLVNVSAEDVQVQINGSAIGSEGSLTDLMDGSEVNVRQNVYTLQLKGFESRFLNIDSATEVQTDIGQVSTITDDMARCDIPDADGKGPLGKDMWVRGSYRGGNNFLATPDSRRFRYKGGDLYQVVVNESRSTAFSFKFASSNWSPEMAVKRSAPVQLGSIQDMTTASGYGTESSIVIPEPGEYVYSFRIDQTGRAGSLYVGRCQ
- a CDS encoding exodeoxyribonuclease III; amino-acid sequence: MRVISFNCEGINNAREKGLFDWLNEQDADVICLQDIREDDYTMEQDRFQLDGYFCYAYGGYQRPDRGGVAIYTRQAPKAIISGLGFPEADETGRYLQADFDKISIASLYVPEGHDDESQNFKYRFLDNYSHHLNKQRRKRREFIMAGTWNIAHRKIDVANWREQEEVSGFQPAERGWMEGLLGDMGFHDAYREMDRESGKYSYWEDDSLRNDNMGIRLDYQIITAGMRSRVLNGGIYKNQTFSKHGPVIIDYDWELSL
- the argB gene encoding acetylglutamate kinase, whose translation is MEQTTMPPATVTESVDFQDRALVLTEALPYLQQYAGKTIVVKYGGNAMENDELKRSFARSVVLLKAVGINPVVVHGGGPQIGEMLNRLNLESRFVQGMRVTDSSTMDVVQMVLGGLVNKEIVSLINSNGGRAVGITGKDGRFIRAKRLKVTHKTPEMTVPEIIDIGQVGEVESIDTSIVEMLQNSDFIPVIAPIGVDDAGASYNINADLVAGKLAEALKAEKLLLLTNTQGLLSKDGELLTGLNAEQVQALIDDGTIYGGMLPKIQCALSAVGNGVNTALIIDGRVPHALLLELLTDQGVGTLITGEHVETVSGCNG
- a CDS encoding AAA family ATPase, which encodes MLISIIGSHGTGKTTLINQLRRQPGTDWPVFADYYRSTAKNLGYSRPRDILLEDSPNKDNTITAMTSAALGAMQQWFNTSAPDGFIDLGPPALLAHQRYWMAVCKKTVSPYLLHLCRKISDQIDGYIYLPSNHFPIEKDAMRSADPIFQQDVDQWVKRCIQELEIPEQKLLSVSSRNIGERVKEASDWLTGLALTLQA
- the slmA gene encoding nucleoid occlusion factor SlmA, with protein sequence MVKPQKISRKDQILQALAHMLETSPGVRITTSALAKEVGVSEAALYRHFPSKAKMFEGLIEFIEETLFSRIALILDDEPEALRRCEKILTLLLTFCERNPGLTRIINGDALAGEPDRLRHRMIQLFDRLETQVKQILREAEINEGLRTRSTVGTTANMILALAEGRISQFVRSEFKRKPTELWQDQWQDISTVVFR